Proteins from one Desulfonema limicola genomic window:
- a CDS encoding dihydropteroate synthase, with translation MAKLKDVLRPLGENEFWVIGESLNVIGKEIGKAFKERDPKPIQREALFQKEKGVDLIDINLGPAKKDGHELMPWVVETVQEVVDDIPLVLDTSNIDAIAAALPKCKMPTMINSIMVRPARYEKMVPLAAEHGSDFCALMWGPDGLPRDENERAALLVELMTVANEAGIENDQMWVDGIVTPVNIQQPQAIALMNFMDMLPEIMPGAMSTCGVSNISSGVPDNLRHVLNLTFTVMLNLHGMISFIADCRDDVTMDLARGKRPDIVNAIKQTMEGNQPDMASLSQELQHYVKSTNVILGKTLFSDSWLDV, from the coding sequence ATGGCAAAGTTAAAAGATGTTTTGCGGCCATTAGGTGAGAATGAATTCTGGGTTATTGGAGAAAGCTTGAATGTTATTGGGAAAGAGATTGGCAAAGCATTCAAAGAACGTGATCCAAAACCCATTCAAAGAGAGGCCCTGTTCCAGAAAGAAAAAGGTGTTGACCTGATTGACATCAATCTTGGACCTGCAAAAAAAGACGGTCATGAACTTATGCCCTGGGTTGTAGAAACTGTCCAGGAAGTTGTTGATGATATTCCTCTGGTTCTTGACACATCCAATATTGACGCTATTGCAGCAGCCCTGCCTAAATGCAAAATGCCTACCATGATTAACTCCATTATGGTACGGCCTGCCCGTTATGAAAAAATGGTGCCCCTGGCAGCAGAGCATGGATCAGATTTCTGCGCTCTTATGTGGGGACCAGATGGACTTCCCCGTGATGAAAATGAAAGAGCAGCCCTTCTTGTAGAACTCATGACTGTTGCTAATGAAGCAGGCATTGAAAACGACCAGATGTGGGTTGATGGTATTGTAACACCAGTAAATATTCAGCAGCCCCAGGCAATTGCTTTAATGAACTTCATGGACATGCTCCCTGAAATTATGCCAGGAGCCATGAGTACCTGCGGTGTTTCCAATATTTCCAGCGGTGTGCCTGACAATCTGCGCCATGTACTGAATCTTACTTTTACTGTTATGTTAAACCTGCACGGCATGATCTCTTTTATTGCAGACTGCCGAGATGATGTTACCATGGATCTGGCAAGGGGAAAACGCCCTGATATTGTTAATGCCATCAAGCAGACTATGGAAGGCAACCAGCCGGATATGGCAAGCCTTTCCCAGGAACTTCAGCATTATGTTAAATCCACCAACGTCATTCTTGGAAAAACCCTTTTCTCTGATTCATGGCTTGACGTTTAG
- the acsC gene encoding acetyl-CoA decarbonylase/synthase complex subunit gamma — MALTGIQIFKLLPKTNCKECGVPTCLAFAMNLASGKAELDSCPYVSEEAREKLAEASAPPILPVAIGKGVRKSVVGGETVLYRHEKTFFNKTAFAAIINSDIADAALETKLKEWNALQFERVGLNLRPELVALKDVNGDKAAFAKAAKTIAETSEFNLILITDNADVMKAGIEVCKFKNPLMYAATAANVDEYGAIAKENDLPLAVKADSVEALPALTDKLVGMGLKKLVLDPGSREIKQGLEDQVAMRRAALKNGNRSLGFPTIAFPCEMASSLDIETMIAGMFVAKYGSIVVLSDFTGESIFPLLLERLNIFTDPQRPMTVTEGIYPINNPDENSPIMVTTNFALTYFIVSGEMEGSKVPSWLLIKDAEGLSVLTAWAAGKFSGDDVGMFVKKCGIMDKVKTKELIIPGYAAAIAGDVEEELPGWTITVGPREAAHIPAFLKSKV, encoded by the coding sequence ATGGCATTAACCGGTATTCAGATTTTCAAGCTCCTGCCGAAAACCAATTGTAAGGAATGCGGGGTTCCAACCTGTCTTGCGTTTGCCATGAACCTGGCATCCGGAAAGGCTGAACTGGATAGTTGTCCTTATGTATCTGAGGAAGCCAGAGAAAAGCTTGCAGAAGCTTCTGCACCCCCAATTCTGCCTGTTGCTATTGGAAAAGGTGTAAGAAAAAGCGTTGTTGGCGGTGAGACAGTTTTGTACCGTCATGAAAAAACCTTTTTCAATAAGACTGCTTTTGCTGCAATCATTAATTCCGACATTGCTGATGCTGCTCTTGAAACCAAGCTTAAAGAATGGAATGCACTTCAATTTGAACGTGTTGGTCTTAATTTAAGACCTGAGCTGGTTGCTTTAAAAGATGTAAATGGTGATAAAGCTGCTTTTGCAAAAGCTGCAAAAACCATTGCAGAAACATCAGAATTTAACCTGATTCTCATAACAGATAATGCTGATGTCATGAAGGCTGGTATTGAAGTCTGTAAATTTAAAAATCCCCTTATGTATGCAGCCACGGCAGCCAATGTGGATGAATACGGAGCCATAGCAAAAGAAAACGATCTGCCCCTGGCAGTTAAGGCTGATTCTGTTGAGGCTCTGCCTGCTCTTACAGATAAGCTTGTTGGCATGGGATTGAAAAAACTGGTACTTGATCCAGGTTCCAGAGAGATTAAACAGGGTCTTGAAGATCAGGTAGCCATGCGCCGTGCAGCACTGAAAAACGGAAACCGCTCTTTGGGCTTCCCGACCATTGCTTTCCCGTGTGAAATGGCTTCAAGCCTTGACATTGAAACCATGATCGCCGGAATGTTTGTTGCAAAATACGGCAGCATTGTTGTATTGTCAGATTTTACTGGTGAAAGTATCTTCCCGCTGCTTCTTGAAAGACTCAATATCTTTACAGATCCCCAGCGTCCAATGACTGTAACCGAAGGTATCTATCCCATCAATAATCCTGATGAAAACTCACCAATCATGGTAACAACAAACTTTGCTCTTACCTATTTTATCGTATCTGGTGAAATGGAAGGCAGCAAGGTTCCAAGCTGGCTGCTTATCAAAGATGCAGAAGGTCTGTCAGTTCTTACCGCCTGGGCAGCAGGCAAGTTCTCAGGCGATGATGTTGGTATGTTTGTGAAAAAATGCGGTATCATGGATAAAGTAAAAACAAAAGAACTTATCATCCCTGGTTATGCAGCAGCTATTGCTGGTGATGTTGAAGAAGAATTGCCGGGCTGGACAATTACTGTAGGTCCCAGAGAGGCAGCTCATATTCCTGCATTCCTGAAATCAAAAGTTTAA
- the acsB gene encoding acetyl-CoA decarbonylase/synthase complex subunit alpha/beta — MSKLVAFAGIQGGYNIVSKVEGRYKKALESFDATTKVGFPNTAYYLPVIYSLLGIKVETLEDMKKPLEVTRKLLPPHIKGSNHLPYLGPLLDAGMAALFAFEIDEAIRYLEDPDFYHVSEETDIDNGRIWLGAAEDTIFRKRGVEFVDGSAPGFAAIVGAAPNPEIAKMIIEEYQKRSIYVFLAANQNGTTCAEQLIEAGVEIGWNTKIVPFGPDISSAIFALGFANRVAMAFGGVPAGDYKKILLYNKDRVFAFVNALGDVNAEWAAAAAGCVNWGFPTIADTDIPEILPTGICTYEHVLGNIAHEEIVDKSVETRGLKVTISEIDIPCSFGPAYEGERVRGKDLFCQMGGGKTLCTEFLEIADMNAIEDGKVTVVGPDITDIKEGDVLPLGIFMQAAGREFQEDFEPILERQTHHLINYIQGVMHAGQRDIAWVRVSKAAVEKGFTLKDLGVVLHAKLHQDFKAIVDKIQVTLYTKQEDVDKLTAKARAAYVHRDSRVDKMTDEDVETFYSCTLCQSFAPSHVCTVSPERTGLCGAYNWMDCKASYQINPTGPNQPIEKGEVLNAKLGEFKGVNEFVAKASRGAVTKYNFYSMVQDPMTTCGCCEAIAAMLPACNGVMTVNREYTGETPCGMKFTTLAGVMGGGASSPGFVGHSKFNITQRKFILGDGGILRMVWMPKALKEEIRGRFEKRAEEMGHPGLLDKIADETVGLTEEEILPFLQEKGHPALDMEPLVG; from the coding sequence ATGTCTAAATTAGTCGCATTCGCTGGAATTCAAGGCGGTTATAATATTGTTTCAAAAGTAGAGGGCCGCTATAAAAAAGCCCTTGAAAGCTTTGACGCAACTACAAAAGTCGGTTTCCCAAATACAGCATATTATCTGCCCGTTATTTATTCTCTGCTTGGCATCAAGGTTGAAACCCTTGAAGATATGAAAAAACCTCTGGAAGTTACACGTAAACTTCTGCCTCCCCATATAAAAGGTTCAAATCATCTGCCTTATCTCGGCCCTCTGCTGGATGCAGGTATGGCAGCACTTTTTGCTTTTGAAATTGATGAAGCTATCCGCTATCTGGAAGATCCTGATTTTTATCATGTTTCTGAAGAAACAGATATAGACAACGGAAGAATCTGGCTTGGAGCTGCTGAAGATACAATCTTTAGAAAACGCGGTGTTGAATTTGTTGACGGCTCTGCTCCCGGATTTGCTGCTATTGTAGGTGCTGCACCAAATCCAGAGATTGCTAAAATGATTATTGAGGAATACCAGAAACGCAGTATTTACGTGTTCCTGGCTGCAAACCAGAATGGAACCACATGTGCAGAACAATTGATTGAAGCAGGTGTTGAAATCGGCTGGAATACCAAGATTGTTCCTTTTGGCCCTGATATTTCTTCTGCTATTTTTGCTCTTGGTTTTGCCAACCGTGTTGCTATGGCTTTCGGCGGTGTTCCTGCCGGAGATTACAAAAAGATTCTCCTGTACAACAAAGACCGTGTTTTTGCTTTTGTTAATGCTCTTGGTGATGTTAATGCCGAATGGGCAGCAGCAGCAGCCGGTTGTGTAAACTGGGGTTTCCCAACCATCGCAGATACAGACATTCCTGAAATTCTGCCTACTGGTATCTGTACTTACGAGCATGTTCTTGGAAACATTGCCCATGAAGAGATTGTTGACAAATCTGTTGAAACACGCGGTCTCAAGGTTACCATTTCCGAGATTGATATTCCATGTTCTTTCGGCCCTGCTTATGAAGGTGAGCGTGTCCGCGGTAAGGATCTTTTCTGTCAGATGGGCGGCGGCAAGACCCTGTGTACTGAATTCCTTGAAATAGCCGACATGAACGCTATTGAAGACGGCAAGGTTACAGTTGTAGGCCCTGATATTACAGATATAAAAGAAGGTGATGTTCTGCCACTGGGTATTTTTATGCAGGCGGCAGGGCGTGAATTCCAGGAAGACTTTGAGCCTATCCTGGAACGTCAGACCCATCATCTTATCAACTATATACAGGGTGTTATGCATGCCGGTCAGCGTGATATTGCCTGGGTTCGCGTGAGCAAAGCTGCTGTTGAAAAAGGCTTTACCCTTAAAGACCTCGGCGTTGTTCTTCATGCAAAACTTCATCAGGATTTCAAGGCTATTGTTGACAAAATCCAGGTTACTCTTTACACCAAACAGGAAGATGTTGACAAGCTCACTGCCAAAGCCCGTGCTGCATATGTACATAGAGACAGCCGTGTGGACAAGATGACAGATGAAGATGTTGAAACCTTTTATTCATGTACCCTGTGCCAGTCTTTTGCTCCCAGCCATGTCTGTACTGTAAGTCCTGAACGTACAGGTCTCTGTGGTGCATACAACTGGATGGACTGCAAGGCATCATACCAGATCAACCCGACCGGCCCCAACCAGCCCATTGAAAAGGGTGAGGTTCTGAATGCAAAACTGGGAGAATTCAAAGGTGTAAATGAATTTGTTGCAAAAGCTTCCAGAGGCGCTGTAACCAAATATAATTTTTACTCAATGGTTCAAGATCCAATGACTACATGCGGATGCTGTGAAGCTATTGCTGCAATGCTTCCTGCATGTAATGGTGTTATGACTGTAAACCGTGAATATACTGGTGAAACCCCGTGCGGCATGAAGTTTACAACCTTAGCCGGTGTTATGGGCGGCGGTGCTTCTTCCCCAGGATTTGTAGGACATTCCAAATTCAATATTACCCAGCGTAAATTTATACTTGGTGATGGAGGAATCCTGCGTATGGTATGGATGCCCAAAGCTCTTAAAGAAGAGATTCGGGGACGTTTTGAAAAACGCGCTGAAGAAATGGGACATCCAGGCCTGTTAGATAAGATTGCAGATGAAACTGTTGGTTTAACAGAAGAAGAAATTCTGCCATTTCTCCAGGAAAAGGGTCATCCTGCCCTGGATATGGAACCACTTGTAGGATAA
- a CDS encoding acetyl-CoA decarbonylase/synthase complex subunit delta, translated as MAFEFFKESYSGAVKEVTLGKGSNTVTVGGETCYPFYQFEGAMPNKPKIAMEIWDIKPEDWAESVTAPFKDVLGDPAAWAKKCVDEYKADMIVLQLKSIDPNDKDASPESAVATVKKVLGAVNVPLIVWGVGNPQKDEAVLKKIAEDCQGENLILGPVEDKNHKGIGAAAMGFGHAVISSSPIDVNLAKQVNILLENLGMPMSRVIIDPTTGGLGYGMEYSYSVMERLRMAAMNQGDDKLQYPLINNLGNEVWKCKEAKLSADEAPTLGDPERRGILMEAVGAVSYLMAGSDILIMRHPEAVRMTRAFIDLGIDGGATGDIAPIAKNLGQASIDLTALSPAPDLTIEEEKAAPARKAAPAAPKAAAPAPAAAAKPAPAAAPAAAPAPAAAPAAPAVDPAAQAKADAEAKLNAEAAAKAKAEAEAKAKADAEAKAKADAEAKAKADAAAKAEADAKAKAKIDAEEAVIRSNMNKARAERLAALEARKAKEAEEAAKLTPEMLEKSSLDKIEAQIKWANCR; from the coding sequence TTGGCTTTTGAATTTTTTAAAGAATCTTATTCCGGAGCTGTAAAAGAAGTCACACTGGGAAAAGGCAGCAATACCGTTACAGTCGGTGGTGAAACCTGCTATCCTTTTTACCAGTTTGAAGGTGCTATGCCCAACAAGCCCAAAATTGCAATGGAAATATGGGATATAAAACCTGAAGACTGGGCAGAATCAGTAACAGCCCCATTTAAAGATGTACTTGGTGATCCTGCTGCCTGGGCAAAAAAATGTGTTGATGAATACAAGGCAGATATGATCGTGCTTCAGCTCAAAAGCATTGATCCCAATGATAAGGATGCCAGTCCTGAGTCTGCTGTTGCTACAGTTAAGAAAGTTCTTGGAGCAGTAAACGTACCCCTTATTGTCTGGGGTGTTGGCAATCCCCAGAAAGATGAGGCAGTACTCAAAAAGATTGCAGAAGACTGCCAGGGAGAAAACCTGATTCTCGGTCCCGTAGAAGACAAAAACCACAAAGGTATCGGTGCTGCTGCAATGGGTTTTGGACATGCAGTAATTTCATCTTCCCCTATTGATGTCAACCTTGCAAAACAGGTCAATATCCTGCTGGAAAACCTGGGTATGCCAATGAGCAGGGTGATTATTGATCCTACAACCGGCGGCCTGGGATATGGTATGGAATATTCATATTCTGTTATGGAACGGCTCAGAATGGCTGCCATGAACCAGGGTGATGACAAACTGCAGTATCCTCTTATTAACAACCTGGGCAATGAAGTATGGAAATGCAAGGAAGCCAAACTGAGTGCTGATGAAGCTCCAACCCTTGGAGACCCTGAACGCCGGGGTATTCTTATGGAAGCAGTGGGTGCTGTTTCATATTTAATGGCAGGTTCTGATATTCTTATTATGCGTCATCCTGAAGCTGTCCGCATGACAAGAGCATTTATTGACCTGGGAATTGACGGCGGTGCAACAGGAGATATTGCTCCTATAGCCAAGAATCTCGGACAGGCCAGTATTGATCTTACAGCTCTTTCACCTGCACCTGACCTGACCATTGAAGAAGAGAAAGCAGCTCCGGCTAGAAAAGCCGCACCAGCCGCACCTAAAGCAGCCGCACCTGCACCGGCAGCCGCAGCAAAACCTGCACCAGCCGCTGCGCCGGCAGCAGCACCTGCACCGGCAGCCGCACCTGCTGCACCGGCAGTTGATCCTGCAGCACAGGCTAAAGCAGATGCAGAAGCAAAATTAAATGCAGAGGCAGCAGCCAAAGCTAAAGCAGAAGCAGAGGCTAAAGCTAAGGCTGATGCAGAAGCAAAGGCTAAAGCTGATGCAGAAGCAAAAGCAAAGGCTGATGCCGCCGCAAAAGCAGAGGCTGATGCTAAAGCTAAAGCTAAAATTGATGCTGAAGAAGCTGTTATCCGCAGTAACATGAACAAGGCGCGGGCAGAAAGACTGGCTGCACTGGAAGCAAGAAAAGCCAAAGAGGCTGAAGAAGCTGCAAAACTGACCCCGGAAATGCTTGAAAAAAGCAGCCTGGATAAAATTGAAGCTCAGATCAAATGGGCAAACTGCAGATAA
- a CDS encoding bifunctional acetyl-CoA hydrolase/transferase family protein/GNAT family N-acetyltransferase: protein MAASSYWADDYVDKTIDAEQAIRKIKPGQRVFVGSSCGEPQALLRALSERSRLFTDLEIVRLLALETTPLTMIAEKSKNQNLNIRSFYLGSAKTKSLSKDMRFITPMNLSAIPHLFKSRQLPIHVALIQVSPPDDFGWMSLGVSVDITLAAATSADMVIAQVNPKMPRVLGQSFIHVNDVDYFVEHEEDLLIIENMPESEEANTIGRLIARLIDDGSTIQIGMGATSQATLLALSEKNDIGVHTQCLTDDMMHLVAKGVVTNRKKGFNNGKLVASSAIGTEVLYEFLHDNPSIDFHPSDYVNNPGIISRHNKMVAMNVAMAMDLTGQVAADALSHNFFSGFTGMTDFVRGASQSPGGKSIIMFTSTYQDKQKSRIVPMLTDTAVVVPRGDVQYVVTEYGAVNLFGKSLQERAMAMISIAHPDFRDGLFHEAKKLGLLGQERTLSESIHGVYPIKLEETRVIDGETIAIRPFKPVDERRLQEHFYNMDKDDIVSRFFHEKKSFIRDDLEELMEVDYVKDLTILAVVGEFGFGKVVAVGEYLLNQANNMAEVAFSVAKEYQGKKLGKIIMHKLALAARDNGISGLFAYTSPSNQGMIKLFKTLPYKTKTVFEDDMILLSCKFNEFAK from the coding sequence ATGGCAGCATCAAGTTACTGGGCAGATGATTATGTTGACAAAACTATAGATGCAGAACAGGCTATCAGGAAAATTAAGCCGGGCCAGAGGGTTTTTGTAGGTTCATCATGTGGTGAACCCCAGGCTTTACTTAGAGCATTGTCAGAAAGATCCAGGCTTTTTACAGATCTGGAAATAGTCCGCCTGCTTGCTTTGGAAACCACACCTTTAACAATGATAGCAGAAAAAAGCAAAAATCAGAATCTGAATATAAGGTCTTTTTATCTGGGATCTGCAAAAACAAAAAGCCTGTCTAAAGACATGAGATTTATTACGCCCATGAACCTTTCAGCCATACCGCACTTGTTTAAAAGCAGACAGCTTCCCATTCATGTTGCTCTTATCCAGGTTTCACCGCCTGATGATTTTGGGTGGATGAGTCTGGGGGTTTCTGTTGATATTACCCTGGCTGCTGCAACATCTGCTGATATGGTTATTGCCCAGGTTAATCCTAAAATGCCCAGAGTTCTTGGACAGTCTTTTATACATGTTAATGATGTGGATTATTTTGTAGAACATGAAGAGGATCTGCTTATTATTGAAAACATGCCTGAAAGTGAAGAGGCTAATACTATCGGAAGGCTTATTGCCAGGCTTATAGATGATGGTTCAACTATCCAGATAGGTATGGGTGCAACATCCCAGGCAACACTTCTGGCACTTTCAGAAAAAAACGATATAGGAGTCCATACCCAGTGCCTGACTGACGATATGATGCATCTTGTAGCAAAGGGTGTTGTAACAAACAGGAAAAAAGGTTTTAATAACGGCAAGCTTGTTGCCAGCAGTGCTATTGGTACTGAAGTATTGTATGAATTTCTGCATGATAATCCATCCATTGATTTTCATCCTTCAGATTATGTTAATAATCCTGGAATAATCTCACGGCATAATAAAATGGTTGCAATGAATGTTGCAATGGCAATGGATCTTACAGGCCAGGTTGCTGCTGATGCCCTGTCTCACAACTTTTTTTCAGGTTTTACAGGCATGACTGACTTTGTAAGAGGAGCTTCCCAGTCTCCTGGAGGCAAATCCATAATCATGTTTACCTCAACATACCAGGATAAACAAAAGAGCCGCATAGTACCCATGCTTACGGATACGGCAGTAGTTGTTCCCAGAGGAGATGTGCAGTATGTAGTAACAGAATATGGAGCTGTGAATCTTTTTGGCAAAAGTCTTCAGGAAAGGGCTATGGCTATGATCAGTATTGCCCATCCTGATTTCAGGGATGGACTGTTTCATGAAGCTAAAAAACTGGGTCTGCTTGGCCAGGAACGGACTTTATCAGAATCCATCCATGGAGTTTATCCAATCAAGCTGGAAGAAACCAGGGTAATTGACGGGGAGACCATTGCTATACGTCCTTTTAAACCTGTTGATGAACGAAGGCTTCAGGAACATTTTTACAATATGGACAAAGATGATATTGTATCAAGATTTTTCCATGAAAAAAAGAGTTTTATAAGAGATGATCTTGAAGAACTTATGGAGGTTGATTATGTCAAAGACCTGACCATTCTGGCTGTTGTAGGGGAGTTTGGTTTTGGAAAAGTTGTTGCAGTAGGTGAATATCTTCTTAACCAGGCTAACAACATGGCTGAGGTGGCTTTTTCTGTTGCCAAAGAATACCAGGGTAAAAAACTGGGTAAAATAATAATGCACAAGCTTGCTCTTGCTGCCCGTGATAATGGTATTTCCGGGCTGTTTGCTTATACATCTCCAAGCAACCAGGGTATGATAAAACTTTTTAAAACCCTGCCGTATAAAACAAAAACTGTATTTGAAGATGATATGATACTTTTGAGCTGTAAGTTTAACGAGTTTGCAAAATAA
- a CDS encoding ASKHA domain-containing protein produces the protein MTIHKVSFLPHNKTIEVKDGENLIRAAMEAGVHINASCGGEGVCGKCRVIIEKGDVKDGISERLKPEDLKKGYRLACKSIVNQDVVIRVPVESSIDISVLNMQSTPRRTAKIQEFNFNDLKEQGLFAPPIEKKYLELPEPDSQDHLPDVTRLVSFLKLNYNEHRLVVELPVIRKIPDILRQNNFKITATLARPVQEGRKTHIINVEPGDTSSRNYAVAIDIGTTTVYGQLIDLISGEVLAQFGEFNDQISYGEDVISRIMFAEKGNGLEKLQEVIIGNINSIVKKLVKRASVSLDEISGITLAGNTTMTQLFLKVNPKYIRRSPYVPASTIYPPIKAVDLGIKVGEHVTALVYPQISSYVGGDIVAGVMGSGLYRTEELTLFMDIGTNAEIVVGNKDWMACAACSAGPAFEGGGIEFGMRAAKGAIEDFSIDPVSLEPMNITIGNVRPKGICGSGLIIIAATLFELGIIDNGGKFNRDLNTNRIRERDGVWEYVLAWEKDSQIDRDVVLTEIDIENLIRAKGAIYSGCQTLLEEVGLTINELDRIFLAGGFGSYVDLEKAMVIGLLPEMDAEKIIFIGNASLMGAKMSALTNRIRKDVVEVTKMMTNFELSETSSYMDHYVASLFLPHTDLQMFPKLKARLDARRKQGWK, from the coding sequence ATGACTATTCACAAGGTTTCGTTTCTTCCCCATAATAAAACAATAGAAGTCAAGGACGGAGAAAACCTTATCCGTGCAGCAATGGAAGCCGGGGTTCATATCAATGCATCATGCGGCGGAGAAGGTGTCTGTGGAAAATGCCGTGTAATAATTGAAAAAGGGGATGTTAAAGACGGGATTTCAGAGAGGCTGAAACCCGAAGACCTGAAAAAAGGATACCGCCTTGCCTGCAAATCTATTGTTAATCAAGATGTTGTCATTCGGGTTCCTGTTGAATCAAGTATTGATATCAGTGTCTTAAACATGCAGAGTACCCCCAGGCGCACAGCTAAGATCCAGGAATTTAATTTTAATGATCTTAAAGAGCAGGGACTTTTTGCCCCGCCTATTGAGAAAAAATATCTGGAACTCCCTGAACCTGATTCCCAGGATCATCTTCCTGATGTTACCAGGCTTGTGAGCTTTCTCAAGCTTAATTATAATGAACATCGTCTTGTTGTTGAACTGCCTGTAATCAGAAAGATCCCAGATATTTTAAGACAAAATAATTTTAAAATAACTGCAACTCTTGCACGTCCGGTCCAGGAAGGAAGAAAAACCCATATAATTAATGTAGAACCTGGAGACACCAGCAGCAGGAATTATGCTGTTGCCATTGATATTGGAACTACAACAGTTTATGGACAGCTCATAGACCTGATTTCAGGTGAAGTTCTGGCACAGTTTGGAGAGTTTAATGACCAGATCAGTTATGGTGAAGACGTGATATCCAGGATCATGTTTGCTGAAAAAGGCAATGGCCTGGAAAAGCTCCAAGAGGTAATAATCGGCAATATTAACAGTATTGTTAAAAAACTTGTTAAACGCGCATCTGTCAGCCTTGATGAGATTTCCGGTATAACCCTGGCTGGCAATACAACCATGACCCAGCTTTTTTTAAAGGTAAACCCAAAATATATAAGACGTTCACCATATGTGCCTGCGTCCACAATATATCCTCCCATCAAAGCTGTTGATCTGGGCATAAAAGTTGGGGAGCATGTAACTGCGCTGGTTTATCCTCAAATATCAAGTTATGTGGGCGGCGATATAGTAGCAGGTGTTATGGGATCAGGACTTTACCGGACTGAGGAACTGACTCTTTTTATGGATATTGGAACCAATGCTGAGATTGTAGTGGGTAATAAAGACTGGATGGCTTGTGCTGCCTGCTCTGCAGGACCGGCTTTTGAAGGAGGCGGCATTGAATTTGGCATGAGAGCGGCCAAAGGTGCTATTGAGGATTTTTCCATTGATCCTGTCAGCCTGGAACCCATGAATATTACTATCGGCAATGTTAGGCCCAAAGGAATCTGCGGTTCAGGATTGATTATTATAGCTGCAACATTGTTTGAACTGGGAATTATTGACAATGGCGGCAAGTTTAATCGTGATTTAAATACAAACAGGATACGGGAAAGAGACGGTGTATGGGAATATGTGCTGGCCTGGGAAAAAGATTCCCAGATTGACAGGGATGTTGTTTTAACAGAGATTGATATTGAAAACCTGATCCGTGCCAAAGGTGCAATATACAGTGGATGCCAGACTCTTCTTGAAGAAGTCGGCCTTACTATTAATGAACTTGATCGTATTTTTCTGGCAGGGGGTTTTGGCAGTTATGTTGACCTGGAAAAAGCAATGGTTATAGGACTGCTGCCTGAAATGGATGCTGAAAAAATTATATTTATTGGAAATGCCTCCCTTATGGGAGCTAAAATGAGCGCCCTGACAAACAGGATTAGAAAAGATGTTGTTGAAGTAACAAAAATGATGACAAACTTTGAATTATCAGAAACATCATCTTATATGGATCATTATGTGGCTTCTCTTTTTCTTCCCCACACAGATCTCCAGATGTTTCCAAAACTGAAAGCCCGTCTTGATGCCCGTAGAAAACAGGGCTGGAAATAA
- a CDS encoding PilZ domain-containing protein: MNLIPQRAFSRNNFSAPILFIEAENTGHEFHKAKMINCSSGGMFFVSDKKLNPGENIHIKLTDIPSDPYLSDFDDQYFAEVRWCQKNGKNGTASYEVGVRFIQESCRQCGEKILNNYSNDWGLCQDCHNRIDSLSDDGIRHCISNYLLGNIL; the protein is encoded by the coding sequence ATGAATCTTATTCCACAAAGAGCATTTTCCCGTAACAACTTTTCTGCACCTATATTATTTATAGAAGCAGAAAATACCGGCCATGAATTTCATAAAGCAAAAATGATTAATTGCAGTTCAGGCGGCATGTTTTTTGTATCTGATAAAAAATTGAATCCAGGAGAAAATATTCATATTAAGCTAACAGATATACCCTCAGATCCTTACCTGTCTGATTTTGACGATCAGTATTTTGCTGAGGTAAGGTGGTGCCAGAAAAACGGAAAAAATGGAACTGCTTCCTATGAAGTAGGAGTCCGGTTTATTCAGGAATCATGCAGGCAGTGCGGTGAAAAAATCCTGAACAATTACAGTAATGACTGGGGATTATGCCAGGATTGTCATAATCGTATAGATTCACTCTCAGATGATGGTATCAGGCATTGTATTTCCAATTATCTGCTTGGCAATATCCTGTAA